In a genomic window of Comamonadaceae bacterium OTU4NAUVB1:
- the vgrG gene encoding type VI secretion system tip protein VgrG: MSMFFDADRALAVHGPAIPLIAGEPALVALSLQGREGINSLFEYRLVLQTPDAPGPGLGTSAGAGMGANFDLSAFVGRELTCAIELEGHGSFVPGVPGGLGAHHGAGVRELCGLVTQARFLGEHGRHARYALTLRPWLHLATLTTDCRVFQDQSPVEIIEGILARYAFACERRLIEAYPRVDYTVQYNESDFEFVTRLMQAWGINYHFEHTGGVHRLVWSDHNGAFGAFEPGRDGRGGRDGRDGRRDRGEAPGAYHRIPFHPPSQRIDQEHIHALSPCEALTSGSYASRDHDHTRPRATLEAQAAAPRPTGHAHQAVYLWRGDRAGLGGSDYSQPNRGADRTANRTEAQGEHLARLRMELLRQGGHRATGAGRVRGIVPGHAFTLTHHPRASANVAYIVLEARLVIENVGEDSQRAQDSQTASEAGAQGPAELAVPGDAARPSGRWRVGVEFDVQPLAEALRPEAVQRKPKTGGPETAVVVGPGAATAETNLYTDSLGRIKVQFPWDRHGRHDHLSSCWVRVANDWAGNQLGAMHLPRVGQEVVVSFLGGDPDLPLVTGRVHNQLNPPPWELPAQQALSGLRSRELTPGGGNAAPGRGNHLILDDTAQAIQAQLRSDHQHSSLSLGHLTRIEDNAGRQDARGEGFELRTDGHGVVRAKDGLLITTEGRVGARSHAKAMGETTQRLAHGQDQHGRLADLAQQHRAQEAGDQDEVARVIEAQNADIEGRGQGSEAGDFPELSEPHLTLASPAGIQSTTAGSTHQHSGQHHAITAGGHASVSTAKSWLASAEQAIRMFAYRAGLRIVSAVADIDIQALDRSINVLAKLDINQTANRITLNARERVTINGGGSHTVWDARGITSGTTGAHTVHAASHARARPKGIGVDVAGRWRTDSHSEQFEWLSPTGAPLAQRPYGVSSAQAGHHGLTPETGQLPTIHSAAPEEIQVRRVWAEFEIPDATPPSATTTPTKS; the protein is encoded by the coding sequence ATGTCCATGTTCTTCGACGCGGATCGCGCCCTGGCGGTTCACGGCCCCGCGATCCCGCTGATCGCGGGCGAGCCCGCGCTGGTGGCGCTGAGTCTGCAGGGCCGGGAGGGCATCAACAGCCTGTTCGAGTACCGGCTGGTGCTGCAGACCCCGGACGCCCCGGGCCCGGGCCTCGGGACCAGCGCGGGCGCGGGCATGGGGGCGAACTTCGACCTGAGCGCCTTCGTCGGGCGCGAGCTCACCTGCGCCATCGAGCTGGAGGGCCACGGCAGCTTCGTGCCCGGGGTGCCCGGCGGGCTGGGCGCCCACCACGGCGCGGGCGTGCGCGAGCTCTGCGGGCTCGTCACCCAGGCGCGCTTCCTCGGCGAGCACGGGCGCCACGCCCGCTACGCGCTCACCCTGCGCCCCTGGCTGCACCTGGCCACCCTCACCACCGACTGCCGCGTCTTCCAGGACCAGAGCCCGGTCGAGATCATCGAGGGCATCCTCGCGCGCTACGCCTTCGCCTGCGAGCGCCGCCTGATCGAGGCCTACCCGCGCGTGGACTACACCGTCCAGTACAACGAGAGCGACTTCGAGTTCGTCACGCGCCTCATGCAGGCGTGGGGCATCAACTACCACTTCGAGCACACCGGCGGGGTGCACCGCCTGGTGTGGAGCGACCACAACGGGGCCTTCGGGGCCTTCGAGCCCGGCCGGGATGGTCGGGGTGGTCGGGACGGTCGGGATGGTCGGCGCGATCGAGGCGAGGCCCCCGGGGCGTACCACCGCATCCCCTTCCACCCCCCGAGCCAGCGCATCGACCAGGAGCACATCCACGCCCTGAGTCCTTGCGAGGCGCTCACCAGCGGCAGCTACGCGAGCCGCGACCACGACCACACCCGCCCGCGCGCCACCCTGGAGGCGCAGGCCGCCGCACCCCGCCCGACCGGCCACGCCCACCAGGCGGTCTACCTGTGGCGGGGCGACCGCGCGGGCCTGGGCGGCAGCGACTACAGCCAGCCCAACCGCGGCGCGGACAGGACCGCCAACCGCACCGAGGCCCAGGGCGAGCACCTCGCGCGCCTGCGCATGGAGCTGCTGCGCCAGGGCGGCCACCGCGCCACGGGCGCGGGCCGCGTGCGCGGCATCGTGCCCGGCCATGCCTTCACCCTCACGCACCACCCGCGCGCGAGCGCCAACGTCGCGTACATCGTGCTGGAGGCGCGCCTGGTCATCGAGAACGTCGGGGAGGACTCCCAGCGCGCGCAGGACTCGCAGACTGCGAGCGAGGCTGGCGCCCAGGGTCCGGCCGAGCTCGCCGTCCCGGGCGACGCCGCACGCCCGAGCGGGCGCTGGCGGGTGGGCGTCGAGTTCGACGTGCAGCCCCTCGCCGAGGCGCTGCGTCCGGAGGCAGTCCAGCGCAAGCCTAAGACCGGCGGGCCCGAGACCGCCGTGGTCGTGGGCCCCGGGGCCGCCACGGCCGAGACCAACCTCTACACCGACAGCCTGGGGCGCATCAAGGTCCAGTTCCCCTGGGACCGCCACGGCCGCCACGACCACCTGAGCTCGTGCTGGGTGCGCGTGGCCAACGACTGGGCGGGCAACCAGCTGGGCGCCATGCACCTGCCGCGGGTGGGCCAGGAGGTGGTGGTGAGCTTCCTCGGGGGCGACCCGGACCTGCCGCTGGTCACCGGGCGGGTGCACAACCAGCTCAACCCGCCGCCCTGGGAGTTGCCCGCGCAGCAGGCCCTGAGCGGCCTGAGGAGCCGCGAGCTCACCCCCGGCGGGGGCAACGCCGCGCCCGGGCGCGGCAACCACCTGATCCTGGACGACACGGCGCAAGCGATCCAGGCGCAGCTCAGGTCGGACCACCAGCACAGCTCCCTGAGCCTGGGCCACCTCACACGCATCGAAGACAACGCGGGGCGCCAGGACGCGCGGGGCGAGGGCTTCGAGCTGCGCACCGACGGCCACGGGGTGGTGCGCGCGAAGGACGGGCTGCTGATCACCACCGAGGGTCGGGTCGGTGCGAGATCGCACGCGAAGGCCATGGGCGAGACCACCCAGCGCCTGGCGCACGGGCAGGACCAGCACGGGCGCCTGGCCGACCTCGCGCAGCAGCACCGGGCGCAGGAAGCGGGTGACCAGGACGAGGTGGCCCGGGTCATCGAGGCGCAGAACGCGGACATAGAGGGACGGGGGCAGGGCAGTGAGGCAGGCGACTTCCCGGAGCTGAGCGAGCCGCATCTCACGCTGGCGAGCCCGGCGGGCATCCAGAGCACCACCGCCGGCAGCACGCACCAGCACAGCGGCCAGCACCACGCGATCACCGCTGGCGGGCACGCGAGCGTCAGCACGGCCAAGAGCTGGCTCGCCAGCGCCGAGCAGGCCATACGGATGTTCGCCTACCGTGCCGGTCTGAGGATCGTCTCGGCCGTGGCCGACATCGACATCCAGGCCCTGGACCGAAGCATCAACGTGCTGGCCAAGCTCGACATCAACCAGACGGCCAACCGCATCACCCTCAACGCCCGGGAGCGCGTGACGATCAACGGCGGGGGCAGCCACACGGTGTGGGACGCCCGCGGCATCACCTCCGGCACCACCGGAGCCCACACGGTGCATGCGGCCAGCCATGCAAGGGCGCGGCCGAAGGGCATCGGGGTCGATGTGGCAGGCCGATGGCGCACGGACTCGCACAGCGAGCAGTTCGAATGGCTCAGCCCCACAGGTGCGCCGCTCGCGCAGCGTCCCTACGGCGTCAGTTCGGCCCAGGCCGGTCACCACGGACTGACGCCCGAGACCGGCCAGTTGCCAACCATCCATTCGGCGGCACCCGAGGAGATCCAGGTCCGACGGGTCTGGGCCGAGTTCGAGATTCCCGATGCGACACCGCCTTCGGCCACCACCACCCCAACCAAGTCCTAG
- a CDS encoding phosphoenolpyruvate carboxylase, with the protein MTTGKKAQASPAQNKPVRGDDEPLIDDIRLLGRILGDVIREQEGEATYALVEKVRTLSVAFRRDADQAADRALKNLLKGLSAAETVRVIRAFTYFSHLANLAEDRHQIRRATEADRAGATEDGSLGAALARIRKAGIAPEAVVESLARSYVSPVLTAHPTEVQRKSILDAERAIAQLLTARDEIGWRQRAFAGAKDALTPRDYADNEDQIRIRVTQLWQTRLLRFSKLTVIDEVENALSYYEATFLREIPRVYAELERALGHKDIAPFLRMGQWIGGDRDGNPNVTADTLDYALRRQCELALRHYLTEVHYLGGELSLSATLVDVSVEMQALAEGSPDHSEHRVDEPYRRALTGMYARLAATLRDLTGGQAARHAIAPQNPYPSAEAFLSDLRTIAESLTDKHGAALIAHRLGPLIRAVEVFGFHLATVDLRQSSDKHEAVVADLLAQAQIEPDYGALAEDAKRTLLLRLLGEARPLRVPDADYAPLTHSEIAIFAAARASRARYGDAAIRHYIISHTESVSDLLEVLVLQKEVGLLRGTLAATGVCDLIVVPLFETIEDLRNAAPIMREFYALPGIKALVQRSGALQDVMLGYSDSNKDGGIFTSNWELYRTGTALVALFDELNATAAPAAAAGAGARKGKDAKAGGASGPDAGPAIGLRMFHGRGGTVGRGGGPSYQAILAQPPGTVRGQIRLTEQGEVIGSKYANREIGRRNLETLVAATLEATLLPAGKAASAAFLAAAAELSTASMAAYRALVYETPNFADYFFGATPIREIAELNIGSRPASRNPNRSIEDLRAVPWSFSWGQCRLTLPGWYGFGSAIAQFLESAATPVQRKEREALLQRMYAQWPFFRTLLSNMDMVLAKSDLALASRYSELVADRKLRLKVFGMIEAEWRRTSDALTLITGAKQRLEGNADMQRSVNHRFPYIDPLHHLQVELMRRYRAGEGGERLQNGIHISINGVAAGLRNTG; encoded by the coding sequence ATGACGACAGGCAAGAAGGCCCAGGCTTCCCCCGCTCAGAACAAGCCCGTGCGCGGCGACGACGAACCGCTCATCGACGACATCCGCCTGCTCGGACGCATCCTGGGCGACGTGATCCGCGAGCAGGAAGGCGAGGCCACCTACGCGCTGGTCGAGAAGGTGCGCACGCTGTCGGTGGCGTTCCGCCGCGATGCCGACCAGGCGGCCGACCGGGCGCTGAAGAACCTGCTCAAGGGCCTGAGCGCGGCCGAGACCGTGCGCGTGATCCGCGCCTTCACCTATTTCAGTCACCTGGCCAACCTGGCCGAGGACCGTCACCAGATCCGCCGCGCCACCGAAGCCGACCGCGCCGGCGCCACCGAGGACGGCAGCCTGGGCGCCGCGCTCGCGCGCATCCGCAAGGCCGGCATCGCGCCCGAGGCGGTGGTCGAGTCGCTCGCGCGCAGCTATGTCTCCCCGGTGCTGACCGCGCATCCGACCGAGGTGCAGCGCAAGAGCATTCTGGACGCCGAGCGCGCCATCGCGCAGCTCCTGACCGCGCGCGACGAGATCGGCTGGCGCCAGCGTGCCTTCGCCGGCGCCAAGGACGCCCTCACCCCGCGCGACTACGCCGACAACGAGGACCAGATCCGCATCCGCGTGACGCAGCTGTGGCAGACGCGGCTGCTGCGCTTCTCCAAGCTCACGGTGATCGACGAGGTGGAGAACGCGCTGAGCTATTACGAGGCCACCTTCCTGCGCGAGATCCCGCGCGTCTACGCCGAACTCGAGCGCGCGCTGGGCCACAAGGACATCGCGCCGTTCCTGCGCATGGGCCAGTGGATCGGCGGCGACCGCGACGGCAATCCCAACGTGACGGCCGACACGCTGGACTACGCCCTGCGCCGCCAGTGCGAACTGGCCCTGCGCCACTACCTCACCGAGGTCCACTACCTGGGCGGCGAACTGTCGCTGTCGGCCACGCTGGTGGACGTGTCGGTGGAGATGCAGGCCCTGGCCGAGGGCTCACCCGACCACAGCGAGCATCGCGTCGACGAGCCGTACCGGCGCGCGCTCACCGGCATGTACGCGCGCCTGGCCGCGACGCTGCGCGACCTGACCGGCGGCCAGGCGGCGCGCCACGCCATCGCGCCGCAGAACCCCTACCCGAGCGCCGAGGCGTTCCTGAGCGACCTGCGCACCATCGCCGAATCGCTCACCGACAAGCACGGTGCGGCGCTGATCGCGCACCGCCTCGGCCCGCTGATCCGCGCCGTCGAAGTCTTCGGGTTCCACCTGGCCACGGTCGACCTGCGCCAGAGTTCCGACAAGCACGAGGCGGTGGTCGCCGACCTGCTGGCACAGGCGCAGATCGAGCCCGACTACGGCGCGCTGGCCGAGGACGCCAAGCGCACCCTGCTGCTGCGGCTCCTGGGCGAGGCACGCCCCCTGCGCGTGCCCGATGCCGACTACGCGCCGCTCACGCACAGCGAGATCGCCATCTTCGCGGCCGCCCGCGCGTCGCGCGCGCGCTACGGCGACGCCGCCATCCGCCACTACATCATCAGCCACACGGAAAGCGTGAGCGACCTGCTGGAGGTGCTGGTGCTGCAGAAGGAAGTGGGCCTCCTGCGTGGCACGCTGGCGGCCACGGGCGTGTGCGACCTGATCGTGGTGCCGCTGTTCGAGACCATCGAGGACCTGCGCAACGCCGCGCCGATCATGCGGGAGTTCTACGCCCTGCCCGGCATCAAGGCGCTGGTGCAGCGCTCGGGCGCCCTGCAGGACGTGATGCTCGGCTACAGCGACAGCAACAAGGACGGAGGCATCTTCACCAGCAACTGGGAGCTCTACCGCACCGGCACGGCCTTGGTGGCGCTGTTCGACGAACTCAACGCCACGGCGGCGCCGGCCGCGGCGGCCGGCGCCGGCGCGAGGAAGGGCAAGGACGCCAAGGCGGGCGGCGCGTCCGGACCCGACGCCGGCCCAGCGATCGGCCTGCGCATGTTCCACGGCCGCGGCGGCACGGTCGGGCGCGGCGGCGGCCCCAGCTACCAGGCGATCCTGGCCCAGCCCCCGGGCACGGTGCGCGGCCAGATCCGCCTGACCGAGCAGGGCGAGGTGATCGGCTCCAAGTACGCCAACCGCGAGATCGGCCGGCGCAACCTGGAGACGCTGGTCGCCGCCACGCTCGAGGCCACGCTGCTGCCCGCGGGCAAGGCCGCCTCGGCCGCCTTCCTGGCGGCGGCGGCGGAGCTGTCGACCGCCAGCATGGCCGCCTACCGCGCGCTGGTCTACGAGACCCCGAACTTCGCCGACTACTTCTTCGGCGCGACGCCGATCCGCGAGATCGCCGAACTCAACATCGGCTCGCGCCCGGCCTCGCGCAACCCCAACCGCAGCATCGAGGACCTGCGGGCGGTCCCCTGGAGCTTCAGCTGGGGTCAGTGCCGCCTCACGCTGCCGGGCTGGTACGGCTTCGGCTCGGCCATCGCGCAGTTCCTGGAGAGCGCGGCCACGCCCGTGCAGCGCAAGGAACGCGAGGCGCTGCTGCAGCGCATGTACGCGCAGTGGCCGTTCTTCCGCACCCTCCTGTCCAACATGGACATGGTGCTGGCCAAGAGCGACCTGGCCCTCGCCTCGCGCTATTCCGAACTGGTCGCCGACCGCAAGCTGCGCCTGAAGGTGTTCGGCATGATCGAGGCGGAGTGGCGGCGCACGTCGGACGCGCTCACGCTCATCACGGGCGCGAAGCAGCGCCTGGAAGGCAACGCCGACATGCAGCGCTCGGTGAACCACCGCTTCCCCTACATCGATCCGCTGCACCACCTGCAGGTCGAACTGATGCGCCGCTACCGTGCCGGCGAGGGTGGCGAGCGGCTGCAGAACGGCATCCACATCTCGATCAACGGGGTGGCCGCCGGCCTGCGCAACACGGGCTGA
- the hemC gene encoding hydroxymethylbilane synthase: MSNIVIATRESRLALWQAEHVRALLQERGHTVELLGMTTRGDQILDRTLSKVGGKGLFVKELETALEEGRADIAVHSLKDVPMELPAGFTLACVLSREDPRDAFVSPRHASVEDLPRGAVVGTSSLRRVVLLRALRPDLRIEPLRGNLDTRLRKLDEGHYDAVVLAAAGLKRLGLEHRIRLAFEPETMLPSAGQGALGIEVRTGRADLIALLAPLAHRRDWLATTAERAVSRTMGGSCSMPLAAHARWQADGTLGIEAVWGDAEGDAPLVHATASTRDVDGEGAATATDGETAATGDFARARALGESAAGLLRAAGAR, encoded by the coding sequence GTGAGCAACATCGTGATCGCCACCCGGGAAAGCCGGCTGGCCCTGTGGCAGGCCGAACACGTGCGTGCCTTGCTGCAAGAACGGGGCCACACGGTCGAACTGCTGGGCATGACCACGCGGGGCGACCAGATCCTCGACCGCACGCTCAGCAAGGTCGGCGGAAAGGGCCTGTTCGTCAAGGAACTCGAGACCGCGCTGGAGGAGGGACGCGCCGACATCGCCGTCCATTCGCTCAAGGACGTGCCGATGGAACTGCCGGCGGGTTTCACGCTGGCCTGCGTGCTGTCGCGCGAGGACCCGCGCGATGCCTTCGTCTCCCCGCGCCACGCTTCGGTCGAGGACCTGCCCCGGGGCGCGGTCGTCGGCACCTCCAGCCTGCGCCGCGTCGTGCTGCTGCGCGCGCTGCGCCCGGACCTGCGCATCGAGCCTTTGCGCGGCAACCTCGACACGCGCCTGCGCAAGCTCGACGAGGGCCACTACGACGCCGTCGTGCTGGCCGCCGCCGGCCTCAAGCGACTGGGCCTGGAACACCGCATCCGCCTGGCCTTCGAACCCGAGACCATGCTGCCGTCGGCCGGACAGGGCGCGCTCGGCATCGAGGTGCGTACCGGGCGCGCCGACCTGATCGCGCTGCTCGCGCCGCTCGCCCACCGTCGCGACTGGCTCGCCACCACGGCCGAACGCGCCGTCAGCCGCACGATGGGCGGCAGCTGCTCGATGCCGCTGGCCGCGCACGCGCGCTGGCAGGCCGACGGCACGCTGGGCATCGAGGCCGTCTGGGGCGACGCGGAGGGCGACGCTCCCCTGGTGCACGCCACGGCCAGCACGCGGGACGTGGACGGGGAAGGGGCCGCCACGGCGACCGACGGCGAGACCGCCGCGACCGGGGACTTCGCCCGCGCCCGGGCGCTGGGCGAGTCGGCGGCCGGCCTGCTGCGCGCGGCCGGCGCCCGCTGA
- a CDS encoding uroporphyrinogen-III synthase codes for MRQSVIVTRPAREARRWIDGLRAAGFDVHALPLIAIAPVDDAVAGAALVRARHDVARCHAAMFVSAAAVEHFFAPVPVGVSPAPPHRCWATGPGTVLALRRAGVSEARIDAPSGAAASFDSETLWGLVRAQVATGTRVLIVRGGDAGARPTGRDWLARAIEAAGGVVDTVVAYRRLEPALDAPARALATAAAEDGSVWVFSSSEAVAHLCRALPQAHWRHGRAVATHARIAQAAREAGFGRVALASPRLDDLVASIESFR; via the coding sequence ATGCGTCAGAGCGTGATCGTCACCCGCCCGGCGCGCGAGGCCCGGCGCTGGATCGACGGCCTGCGCGCCGCCGGATTCGACGTCCACGCGCTGCCCCTGATCGCCATCGCGCCGGTCGACGACGCCGTCGCGGGCGCGGCGCTGGTCCGGGCCCGGCACGACGTGGCGCGGTGCCACGCGGCGATGTTCGTCAGCGCGGCGGCCGTCGAGCATTTCTTCGCCCCGGTCCCGGTCGGCGTGTCGCCGGCGCCGCCGCATCGCTGCTGGGCCACCGGCCCCGGCACCGTGCTCGCCCTGCGCCGCGCCGGCGTGTCCGAGGCGCGGATCGATGCGCCGTCGGGCGCGGCGGCCTCCTTCGATTCCGAGACCCTGTGGGGCCTCGTGCGCGCGCAGGTCGCCACCGGCACCCGCGTGCTGATCGTGCGCGGCGGCGACGCAGGGGCGCGGCCCACCGGGCGCGACTGGCTCGCGCGCGCGATCGAGGCCGCGGGCGGCGTGGTCGACACCGTGGTCGCCTACCGGCGGCTCGAACCGGCGCTCGACGCCCCGGCGCGCGCGCTGGCAACGGCGGCGGCCGAGGACGGGTCGGTCTGGGTCTTCAGCAGCTCCGAGGCCGTCGCCCACCTGTGCCGTGCGCTGCCGCAAGCGCACTGGCGTCACGGGCGCGCCGTGGCCACGCACGCGCGCATCGCGCAGGCGGCGCGGGAGGCCGGTTTCGGCCGCGTGGCGCTGGCTTCGCCGCGCCTGGACGATCTGGTCGCGTCGATAGAATCGTTCAGATGA
- a CDS encoding uroporphyrinogen-III C-methyltransferase, translating to MSPASPLPDRTVADVAARTTLPSPPTAGGAALARLVLVAVSLLALVALVIGLMLWQKVSGMQEQLARQSADALAQSLEARTLARQAQDTVRDTAARLSLAEGRVAEVALQRAQLEELLQSLSRSRDENLMVDVESTLRLALQQAQVTGNTGALLAALRTVDQRIARAAQPRLAPLQRALQRDADRLRASASGDGSEAMARLDELLRGIDDLPTVNALPARSGGATDAWQIEPIPDDAPMWQRILASVRNEARSLVRVGRIDRPESVLLSPDQAFFLRENLKLKLLGVRLSLMSRQVEPARSELAAVTASLNRYFDPSSRRVQVAATQLQQLQLQVRAVEPPRLDDTFAALSTAMAGR from the coding sequence ATGAGTCCCGCTTCGCCGCTTCCCGATCGCACCGTCGCGGACGTGGCGGCCAGGACGACGCTGCCGTCACCGCCCACGGCCGGCGGCGCGGCGCTCGCGCGACTCGTGCTGGTCGCCGTGAGCCTGCTCGCGCTGGTGGCCCTGGTGATCGGCCTGATGCTCTGGCAGAAGGTCTCGGGCATGCAGGAGCAGCTCGCGCGCCAGAGTGCCGACGCCCTGGCGCAGTCGCTCGAAGCCCGCACCCTGGCGCGCCAGGCCCAGGACACCGTGCGCGACACGGCCGCGCGCCTGTCGCTCGCCGAAGGCCGCGTCGCCGAGGTCGCGTTGCAGCGCGCGCAACTGGAGGAGCTGCTGCAGAGCCTGTCGCGCTCCCGCGACGAGAACCTGATGGTCGATGTCGAATCCACGCTGCGTCTGGCGTTGCAGCAGGCGCAGGTCACGGGCAACACCGGGGCGTTGCTGGCCGCGTTGCGCACGGTCGACCAGCGCATCGCGCGTGCCGCCCAGCCGCGCCTCGCGCCGCTGCAGCGCGCCCTGCAGCGCGACGCCGACCGCCTGCGCGCGAGCGCCAGCGGCGACGGCAGCGAGGCCATGGCGCGCCTGGACGAGTTGCTGCGCGGCATCGACGACCTGCCCACCGTCAACGCGCTGCCCGCGCGCAGCGGTGGCGCCACCGATGCCTGGCAGATCGAGCCCATCCCCGACGACGCGCCGATGTGGCAGCGCATCCTGGCGTCGGTGCGCAACGAGGCGCGCTCGCTGGTGCGGGTCGGGCGCATCGACCGGCCCGAGAGCGTGCTGCTGTCGCCCGACCAGGCCTTCTTCCTGCGCGAGAACCTCAAGCTCAAGCTGCTGGGCGTGCGGTTGTCGCTGATGTCGCGCCAGGTCGAGCCCGCGCGCAGCGAACTGGCGGCCGTGACGGCCTCGCTCAACCGCTATTTCGATCCGTCCTCGCGCCGCGTGCAGGTCGCGGCCACGCAACTCCAGCAGCTTCAGCTGCAGGTCCGCGCGGTCGAGCCGCCGCGCCTGGACGACACGTTCGCCGCCCTGTCGACGGCCATGGCCGGACGCTGA
- a CDS encoding heme biosynthesis protein HemY has translation MRAALWFLALFGTAAAVALFTGDNQGTVTVFWPSWRIDLSLNLVLLIVAGAFVLLHVALRALSALFSLPREARQWRIQQKERALHAALLDALVQLLAGRFSRSRKAALAALAQEGTLAALGAALPQARQIRTIAHLLAAEGAQALQDRPARDLHLLQALGQNEWKSGAPGSELREGVQLRSARWALEEGDAAAALARLEELPQGAQRRTLSLRLRLKAARQDRRTSEALQTARLLAKHRAFSEAAARSIVRGLAAELLSGARDPAQLVRAWDSLEATERAMPDVAIQAAHCMTVLGGDLALARAWLLPVWEEVVRPPVAGDASPGGPLLARLVRTLEAGLDSVDPDWLARIEAAHRDNPREPMLQYLAGIACLKRELWGKAQQLLTQAARGLRDPRLLRHAWQALARLAETRGDERQAAEAWKQAAQVDGH, from the coding sequence ATGCGCGCGGCACTCTGGTTCCTGGCGCTGTTCGGCACCGCCGCGGCGGTGGCGCTGTTCACGGGCGACAACCAGGGCACGGTCACGGTGTTCTGGCCGTCGTGGCGCATCGACCTCTCGCTCAACCTGGTGCTGCTGATCGTCGCCGGCGCGTTCGTCCTGCTGCACGTGGCGCTGCGCGCGCTGTCGGCGCTGTTCTCGCTGCCGCGCGAGGCCCGCCAGTGGCGCATCCAGCAGAAGGAGCGGGCGCTCCACGCGGCGCTGCTCGATGCGCTGGTGCAGCTGCTGGCCGGACGCTTCTCCCGCTCGCGCAAGGCGGCGCTGGCCGCGCTGGCCCAGGAAGGCACGCTCGCGGCGCTGGGCGCGGCGCTGCCCCAGGCGCGGCAGATCCGCACCATCGCCCATCTGCTGGCCGCCGAGGGCGCGCAGGCGCTGCAGGACCGGCCGGCGCGCGACCTGCACCTGCTGCAGGCGCTTGGCCAGAACGAGTGGAAGAGCGGCGCGCCGGGATCGGAACTGCGCGAAGGCGTGCAGCTGCGCTCCGCCCGCTGGGCGCTGGAGGAGGGCGATGCCGCCGCCGCGCTCGCGCGCCTGGAGGAACTGCCGCAGGGCGCCCAGCGCCGCACGCTGTCGCTGCGCCTGCGCCTGAAAGCCGCGCGGCAGGACCGCCGCACGTCCGAGGCGCTGCAGACCGCGCGGCTCCTGGCCAAGCACCGGGCGTTTTCCGAGGCCGCCGCGCGCAGCATCGTGCGCGGGCTCGCGGCCGAACTGCTCTCGGGCGCGCGCGATCCGGCGCAGCTGGTGCGGGCCTGGGATTCGCTCGAAGCCACCGAGCGGGCGATGCCCGACGTGGCCATCCAGGCGGCGCACTGCATGACCGTGCTCGGCGGCGACCTGGCCCTGGCACGCGCCTGGCTGCTGCCCGTGTGGGAGGAGGTGGTGCGGCCGCCCGTGGCCGGCGACGCGTCCCCGGGCGGTCCGCTGCTCGCGCGGCTGGTGCGCACGCTGGAAGCCGGGCTGGATTCGGTCGATCCGGACTGGCTCGCACGCATCGAGGCCGCGCACCGCGACAACCCGCGCGAGCCGATGCTGCAGTACCTGGCGGGCATCGCCTGCCTGAAGCGCGAACTCTGGGGCAAGGCGCAGCAACTGCTCACCCAGGCCGCACGCGGACTGCGCGATCCACGGCTGCTGCGCCATGCCTGGCAGGCCCTGGCCCGCCTGGCCGAGACCCGGGGCGACGAACGGCAGGCGGCCGAGGCCTGGAAGCAGGCCGCACAGGTGGATGGACATTGA
- a CDS encoding polysaccharide biosynthesis/export family protein gives MSPSGFASPGVDAPPPGALTEITPQLIQAQRDATPRQISPEALALVGEPEPYRIGPGDVIGITVYDHPEIVFSGVPATTVADPGSVSPAPGFIVSNTGQLTFPYAGPLQAAGMTSQDLENTLVQRLSRVFKNPQLSVRVTAFRSKRAYIEGEVRLPGLLVFTDIPMTLAEALNRAGGITPTGDRSFVTLTRGGKTTTLDLFALTNAGLDPTRIPLKSGDLVMVRGRDERKVSVMGEVNVQAPILMRNGNLSLNEALNEAGGVNLNLANPRQIYVIRNEPTGGQAIFHLDARTPTALALADGFALRARDVVYVDPVPLVQWNRVISLILPSTATLNSVRDISRTNR, from the coding sequence GTGTCCCCGTCGGGCTTCGCGTCCCCGGGTGTGGATGCACCGCCTCCCGGCGCGCTGACGGAGATCACCCCCCAACTGATCCAGGCCCAGCGTGACGCCACGCCGCGCCAGATCTCGCCCGAGGCGCTGGCCCTGGTCGGCGAGCCCGAGCCCTACCGGATCGGCCCCGGCGACGTGATCGGCATCACGGTCTACGACCATCCCGAAATCGTCTTCAGCGGCGTGCCCGCGACCACGGTGGCGGACCCGGGCAGCGTGTCGCCGGCACCCGGCTTCATCGTCTCCAACACCGGCCAGCTCACGTTCCCCTATGCCGGCCCGCTGCAGGCGGCCGGCATGACGTCGCAGGACCTGGAGAACACCCTCGTGCAGCGCCTCTCGCGCGTCTTCAAGAACCCCCAGCTCAGCGTGCGCGTGACCGCGTTCCGCAGCAAGCGCGCCTACATCGAAGGCGAAGTGCGGCTGCCCGGCCTGCTGGTGTTCACCGACATCCCGATGACCCTGGCCGAAGCGCTCAACCGCGCCGGCGGCATCACCCCGACGGGCGACCGCTCCTTCGTCACGCTCACGCGCGGCGGCAAGACCACGACGCTCGACCTGTTCGCGCTCACCAACGCCGGCCTCGACCCGACGCGCATCCCGCTCAAGAGCGGCGACCTCGTCATGGTGCGCGGCCGCGACGAGCGCAAGGTCTCGGTCATGGGCGAGGTGAACGTCCAGGCCCCGATCCTGATGCGCAACGGCAACCTGAGCCTGAACGAAGCGCTCAACGAGGCCGGCGGCGTCAACCTGAACCTGGCCAACCCGCGCCAGATCTACGTGATCCGCAACGAGCCCACCGGCGGCCAGGCGATCTTCCACCTCGATGCGCGCACGCCGACGGCGCTCGCGCTGGCCGACGGGTTCGCCCTGCGGGCGCGGGACGTCGTGTACGTCGATCCGGTCCCGCTGGTCCAGTGGAACCGCGTGATCAGCCTGATCCTGCCGTCCACCGCCACGCTGAACTCCGTGCGTGACATCTCCAGGACCAACCGCTGA